The following coding sequences lie in one Papaver somniferum cultivar HN1 unplaced genomic scaffold, ASM357369v1 unplaced-scaffold_52, whole genome shotgun sequence genomic window:
- the LOC113343019 gene encoding uncharacterized protein LOC113343019, translated as MEKAFDNVSWNSLFYILKKNVFGDRWIKWISWCVTQAQFSILVLSMLMNDVVASNTLSGFQVVDEGTITSHQQFVDDTIVLLNASKAEVRILLIILMMFEVLTGLKLNLKKIAMTSIGADDLVQDLSLELGCKIDSLLITYL; from the exons ATGGAGAAAGCTTTTGATAATGTTAGCTGGAATTCTCTATTTTATATCTTAAAGAAAAATGTATTTGGTGATAGATGGATCAAATGGATTTCTTGGTGTGTCACACAAGCACAATTCTCTATTTTG GTGTTATCTATGCTGATGAATGATGTTGTGGCTTCAAACACATTAAGTGGCTTTCAAGTAGTGGATGAAGGTACTATAACTTCTCATCAACAATTTGTTGATGATACCATAGTTCTGTTGAATGCTTCTAAGGCGGAGGTTAGAATATTGTTAATTATTTTAATGATGTTTGAGGTTTTAACTGGATTAAAATTaaatttgaaaaagattgcaATGACTAGTATAGGTGCAGATGACCTGGTGCAAGACCTCTCATTAGAATTGGGGTGTAAAATTGATAGTCTACTAATAACTTATCTATGA